Proteins found in one Triticum urartu cultivar G1812 chromosome 4, Tu2.1, whole genome shotgun sequence genomic segment:
- the LOC125550845 gene encoding uncharacterized protein LOC125550845 gives MSSAGSGASSTAATTTGRTRKDAAWEHALPITDEFRTKNRVGCKYCLNFYNGGITRFKKHLAGLRKDCVPCTQVPDHVREQMSALIAENDKKKDKSLNKMLAPREEVRGMYDQGGNEDEDCEIVEFSPAASGSSQLPKKPMIKGPMDRYRARPGAGKQTTMNVHYKIKEAKTTYDYICEFFIEGALAHNLASLKSFARMVEAIGQFGPGLKPPTPYQLANPLLKIQVSKVDEMLKVQKEAWVATGCSIMTDAWTDRRGRSLMNLVAHSSRGVCFLRAIEASMEVHDAKFIFSLVMSCISEIGAEKIVQVVTDNASNNIAAAKLLKQKHPQIFWTSCAAHTINLMLQDIGNIPIVSSTITNGKTITNFFYAHTRLLAILRKYAKGDLVRAGATRFASHYLNLKSLYGKRKQLKLMFASNDWAGSSYAKKPLGKRVYKLVMDNKFWAKINLLVNYFEPLANVLRRVDGDTPAMGFLYGDLLQVKQEIAVRLNHVERKYGPIWEIIDRRWDNKMKTALHKAGYFLNPFFYYDRQSEMAEEDFMEAVIECASVMYKNNIEVQDNIVSQLSYYTEAIDSFGTDMAIRQRKVATITPARWWTVHGTFAKDLKKMAIRILSLTCSSSACERNWSAFQRVHSKKRTRLGQKKLNDLVYVMFNKRLDSKYSERERDPLLAKYIEDEPPNEWMLDEELLQDDESSEDEAEIDINSKGKQKSVASRTRGKRARTNQDVEDEEEVAEEEEMEEEDENQEAEEDNDEDQEVDIDLTVEDEEDGE, from the exons ATGTCTTCAGCCGGATCAGGGGCTTCGTCTACAGCAGCAACCACAACTGGTAGAACAAGAAAAGATGCAGCCTGGGAGCATGCTTTACCAATTACTGATGAGTTTAGGACCAAGAACAGAGTTGGGTGCAAATATTGCTTGAACTTTTATAATGGTGGCATTACAAGATTTAAGAAGCACTTGGCTGGACTGAGAAAGGACTGTGTACCTTGCACGCAGGTTCCTGATCATGTTAGAGAGCAAATGAGTGCATTGATAGCTGAGAATGATAAAAAGAAGGATAAATCACTAAACAAAATGTTGGCGCCGCGAGAGGAGGTCAGAGGGATGTATGATCAGGGTGGGAATGAGGATGAAGATTGTGAAATTGTTGAGTTTTCTCCTGCAGCAAGTGGAAGCTCTCAACTTCCTAAGAAGCCTATGATCAAGGGTCCAATGGACAGGTATCGTGCACGGCCAGGAGCAGGGAAACAAACAACGATGAATGTTCATTACAAGATCAAAGAAGCAAAGACAACTTATGATTATATCTGCGAGTTCTTCATTGAGGGTGCCCTTGCACATAATCTTGCTAGTCTTAAATCATTTGCTCGAATGGTGGAAGCAATTGGACAGTTTGGTCCAGGATTGAAGCCACCGACACCTTATCAGCTTGCCAATCCTTTGTTGAAGATACAAGTTAGCAAGGTAGATGAAATGTTGAAGGTCCAAAAGGAGGCATGGGTTGCTACTGGATGCTCTATAATGACTGATGCTTGGACAGATCGAAGAGGAAGGAGCTTAATGAATTTGGTTGCCCATTCTTCTAGAGGCGTGTGTTTCCTCCGTGCCATTGAAGCTTCAATGGAGGTTCACGATGCCAAGTTCATCTTCAGCTTGGTCATGTCTTGCATTTCTGAAATTGGTGCTGAAAAGATTGTTCAAGTAGTCACGGACAATGCAAGTAACAATATTGCAGCAGCCAAATTACTTAAGCAGAAGCATCCTCAAATATTCTGGACCTCATGTGCGGCCCACACAATCAACCTAATGCTCCAAGACATTGGAAATATACCCATAGTCAGCTCAACAATTACCAATGGTAAGACCATCACAAATTTCTTTTATGCACACACTAGATTGTTGGCTATTCTTCGCAAGTATGCCAAAGGTGATTTAGTCAGAGCTGGTGCTACTCGATTTGCAAGTCACTACTTGAACTTGAAGAGTTTGTATGGGAAGAGGAAGCAGCTGAAGCTAATGTTTGCATCAAATGATTGGGCTGGCAGTAGTTATGCTAAGAAGCCATTGGGCAAACGTGTGTACAAGCTCGTAATGGACAATAAGTTTTGGGCCAAGATAAACCTGCTAGTGAATTATTTTGAGCCACTTGCCAATGTGCTTAGGCGGGTTGATGGAGACACTCCAGCCATGGGGTTCTTATATGGTGATCTTCTCCAAGTAAAGCAGGAAATAGCAGTCCGGCTCAACCATGTTGAGAGAAAATATGGTCCTATTTGGGAGATCATAGATAGAAGGTGGGATAACAAGATGAAAACAGCACTGCACAAAGCTGGTTATTTTTTGAACCCTTTCTTCTACTATGATAGACAGAGTGAAATGGCTGAAGAAGATTTCATGGAAGCAGTCATAGAGTGTGCATCTGTTATGTACAAAAATAACATAGAGGTGCAAGACAATATTGTCTCCCAGCTTAGTTATTATACTGAAGCCATAGATTCATTTGGAACTGACATGGCCATTAGACAACGCAAAGTAGCAACTATCACTCCTG CAAGATGGTGGACCGTGCATGGAACTTTTGCAAAGGACTTGAAGAAGATGGCTATTAGAATCTTGAGCTTAACTTGCAGTTCTTCGGCATGTGAAAGAAATTGGTCTGCATTTCAGAGG GTACATTCAAAGAAGAGGACCAGACTAGGCCAGAAGAAGTTAAATGATCTTGTTTATGTGATGTTCAACAAGAGGCTGGACTCCAAGTACTCTGAGAGGGAAAGGGACCCACTACTTGCAAAATACATTGAAGATGAGCCACCAAATGAGTGGATGTTGGATGAAGAGCTACTACAAGATGATGAGTCATCTGAAGATGAAGCTGAAATTGACATCAATTCAAAGGGGAAACAAAAATCTGTAGCTTCAAGAACTAGAGGCAAAAGAGCTCGTACAAATCAAGATgttgaagatgaggaggaagtgGCAGAAGAAGAGGAAATGGAAGAAGAGGATGAGAACCAAGAAGCTGAGGAGGACAATGATGAAGACCAAGAAGTGGACATCGATCTGACTGTTGAAGATGAAGAGGATGGTGAATGA